A single region of the Streptomyces sp. NBC_00425 genome encodes:
- a CDS encoding aldo/keto reductase — protein sequence MQTRRIGELDVSAIGLGAMPMSIEGRPDEARSLATIHAALDAGVTLIDTADAYHLHADEVGHNETLIAKALASHDRGGDVLVATKGGHLRPGDGSWTLDGGPAHLKAACEASLRRLGVEAIGLYQFHRPDPRIPYAESVGAIRELLDEGKIRAAGISNADPRQIREANDILGGRLVAVQNQFSPAFRSSEPELRLCDELGIAFLPWSPLGGISRARELGSSYAPFAHVAERHGVSPQRVCLAWELARSPVVVPIPGASRPETILDSLAATELALTAGELAELDAAV from the coding sequence ATGCAGACCCGCCGCATCGGTGAACTGGACGTCAGCGCGATCGGCCTCGGCGCCATGCCCATGTCGATCGAGGGACGACCCGACGAAGCACGTTCCCTGGCGACGATCCACGCCGCGCTGGACGCCGGCGTGACGCTGATCGACACCGCGGACGCCTATCACCTCCACGCCGACGAGGTCGGCCACAACGAGACCCTGATCGCCAAGGCCCTGGCCTCCCACGACCGCGGCGGCGACGTCCTCGTCGCCACCAAGGGCGGCCATCTGCGCCCCGGCGACGGCAGCTGGACCCTGGACGGCGGCCCCGCCCACCTCAAGGCGGCCTGCGAGGCGTCACTGCGCCGGCTCGGCGTGGAGGCGATCGGCCTCTACCAGTTCCACCGCCCCGACCCGCGCATCCCGTACGCGGAGTCCGTCGGCGCGATACGGGAACTGCTGGACGAGGGCAAGATCCGCGCCGCCGGCATCTCCAACGCGGACCCCCGGCAGATCAGGGAGGCGAACGACATCCTCGGCGGACGCCTGGTCGCCGTGCAGAACCAGTTCTCCCCGGCCTTCCGCTCCAGCGAGCCCGAACTGCGCCTGTGCGACGAGCTCGGCATCGCGTTCCTGCCGTGGAGCCCGCTCGGCGGCATCTCCCGCGCCCGCGAACTGGGCTCCTCCTACGCGCCGTTCGCGCATGTCGCCGAGCGGCACGGGGTCAGCCCGCAGCGCGTGTGCCTGGCCTGGGAGCTCGCCAGGTCGCCGGTGGTCGTGCCCATCCCCGGCGCCAGCAGGCCCGAGACGATCCTCGACTCCCTCGCCGCGACGGAACTCGCCCTGACCGCCGGCGAACTCGCGGAACTGGACGCCGCCGTCTGA
- the tgmB gene encoding ATP-grasp ribosomal peptide maturase, protein MTVLILTCEEDVTADMVVVHLNAAGVPVVRLDPADLTHTVALSGEYVHGAFRGHLSSAGRLVSLEGLRSVWVRRPGSPAARASQPSSWLTEEASQALYGMLRGTGARWMNHPDASVRARHKPWQLRLAQRSGLPVPATIVTTFPQAAREFADRYPDLVVKPVSGAHPQDPPRAVPTTRVPPDADFAAVAYGPTLLQRRVAKRADIRLTAVGDRLLAARKDTVPGDDPDVVDVRYTPSATPWRPADVPPRLAEAVRTYLREAELAYGAFDFAEDADGTWWFLECNQSGQFGFVEVDTGQPIARTIAEWLAGPPAERDARRVDRCGSAAP, encoded by the coding sequence ATGACCGTGCTCATCCTGACCTGTGAAGAAGACGTCACGGCGGACATGGTGGTCGTGCACCTGAACGCCGCGGGCGTCCCCGTCGTCCGGCTCGATCCGGCCGACCTGACCCATACCGTCGCGCTCTCCGGCGAGTACGTGCACGGAGCCTTCCGTGGCCATCTGTCCTCCGCCGGACGGCTGGTGAGCCTCGAGGGGCTGCGGTCGGTGTGGGTCCGCCGGCCCGGCTCCCCGGCGGCCCGGGCGTCCCAGCCGTCCTCGTGGCTGACGGAGGAGGCCTCGCAGGCGCTCTACGGCATGCTCCGAGGGACGGGGGCGCGCTGGATGAACCACCCGGACGCTTCCGTCCGGGCCCGGCACAAGCCGTGGCAGTTGCGGCTCGCACAGCGCAGCGGCCTGCCCGTGCCCGCCACGATCGTCACGACGTTCCCGCAGGCGGCCCGTGAGTTCGCGGACCGCTATCCGGACCTGGTGGTCAAGCCGGTGTCCGGGGCGCATCCGCAGGATCCGCCCCGGGCGGTGCCCACCACGAGGGTCCCGCCGGACGCCGACTTCGCCGCCGTCGCCTACGGCCCGACGCTGCTGCAGCGCCGGGTGGCCAAACGGGCCGACATCCGGCTGACCGCGGTCGGTGACCGCCTCCTCGCCGCCCGCAAGGACACCGTCCCCGGCGATGACCCCGACGTGGTGGACGTGCGCTATACGCCGTCCGCCACGCCCTGGCGTCCCGCCGACGTGCCGCCGCGCCTGGCCGAGGCGGTGCGGACGTATCTGCGGGAGGCGGAACTCGCCTACGGGGCCTTCGACTTCGCGGAGGACGCCGACGGAACCTGGTGGTTCCTGGAGTGCAACCAGTCGGGTCAGTTCGGCTTCGTGGAGGTGGACACCGGTCAGCCCATCGCCCGCACCATCGCCGAGTGGCTGGCCGGGCCGCCGGCGGAGCGCGACGCCCGGCGGGTCGACCGGTGCGGTTCCGCGGCCCCGTGA
- a CDS encoding ABC transporter substrate-binding protein, with product MNRTQHRHRAHVPLIAAALAALLVTATGCSSKAQGGGGSEGADGVKEGPGVTDKTLRLGALTDLTGPYATLGKSIVQAQQMWADETNAAGGVCGRKVEIVVKDHGYDVQKAVTAYADLAPDVVALPQVIGSPVVAALLDDIERDHLLTFPQAWAASLLGKDSVQVIGTTYDVDMIAAVDFLTRTKGLAKGDAVGHVYFEGDYGANALEGSTWAAGRAGLTIVPQKIKATDTDLSAQVSALRKAGVKAVLISAGPAQTASLVGVAASRGLRVPVVSSAPGFAPQLMKTPAAPALLAMLNVVSAAPAVSSDLPGVRQMAAAYGKKYPDSPVDAGTLSGYNAAQLLGADLKKACAAGSLAREDVVKAHRSQKNADTGLGSPQDFSDVKKPAALSTYVLKPDAKALGGVVGVEDAHQAPGVTEYLAGRS from the coding sequence GTGAACCGCACGCAGCACAGACACCGCGCCCACGTCCCCCTCATCGCCGCCGCGCTCGCGGCCCTGCTCGTCACGGCCACCGGCTGCAGCTCCAAGGCCCAGGGCGGCGGCGGTTCCGAAGGCGCCGACGGCGTCAAGGAGGGCCCGGGAGTGACCGACAAGACCCTCCGGCTCGGCGCCCTCACCGACCTGACCGGCCCCTACGCGACCCTCGGCAAGTCCATCGTGCAGGCCCAGCAGATGTGGGCCGACGAGACCAACGCGGCCGGCGGCGTCTGCGGCCGCAAGGTCGAGATCGTGGTGAAGGACCACGGCTACGACGTGCAGAAGGCGGTCACCGCCTACGCCGACCTGGCCCCCGACGTCGTCGCCCTGCCGCAGGTCATCGGATCGCCCGTGGTCGCCGCCCTCCTCGACGACATCGAGCGCGACCACCTGCTGACCTTCCCGCAGGCGTGGGCAGCCTCCCTGCTCGGCAAGGACTCCGTCCAGGTCATCGGCACCACCTACGACGTCGACATGATCGCCGCCGTCGACTTCCTCACCCGGACGAAGGGGCTGGCCAAGGGCGACGCCGTCGGCCATGTCTACTTCGAGGGCGACTACGGCGCCAACGCCCTGGAAGGGTCCACCTGGGCTGCCGGGCGGGCCGGGCTCACGATCGTGCCGCAGAAGATCAAGGCGACCGACACCGACCTGTCGGCCCAGGTGTCGGCGCTGCGCAAAGCGGGTGTGAAGGCCGTCCTGATCAGCGCGGGTCCGGCGCAGACGGCCTCGCTGGTCGGGGTCGCCGCCTCACGCGGGCTGCGGGTGCCCGTCGTCAGCAGCGCGCCCGGCTTCGCGCCCCAGCTGATGAAGACCCCCGCGGCGCCGGCACTGCTGGCCATGCTGAACGTGGTGAGCGCGGCGCCCGCGGTGAGCTCGGACCTGCCCGGCGTGCGACAGATGGCGGCCGCCTACGGCAAGAAGTACCCGGACTCCCCGGTGGACGCCGGCACGCTGTCCGGCTACAACGCCGCGCAACTGCTCGGCGCCGACCTCAAGAAGGCCTGCGCGGCCGGCAGCCTGGCCCGGGAGGACGTGGTGAAGGCCCACCGCTCGCAGAAGAACGCCGACACCGGCCTCGGCTCGCCGCAGGACTTCTCCGACGTCAAGAAGCCCGCCGCCCTGTCCACCTATGTGCTCAAGCCGGACGCGAAGGCGCTCGGCGGCGTGGTGGGCGTCGAGGACGCGCACCAGGCGCCGGGCGTCACGGAGTACCTGGCCGGCCGTTCCTGA
- a CDS encoding DUF1232 domain-containing protein, producing MDAPTTLVVVVAVAAVAVFAAAAAVLTRLIRTRRGLRQAGLPTGPRWVFWGAVLYFVFPADLLPDPVYLDDVGMLLLALRSLRRAPDRTTGNVSERVPD from the coding sequence GTGGATGCGCCAACCACGCTCGTCGTCGTCGTGGCGGTGGCAGCCGTCGCGGTGTTCGCCGCGGCCGCCGCGGTGCTGACGCGGCTGATCCGGACCCGCCGGGGTCTCAGACAGGCCGGACTGCCCACCGGCCCGCGCTGGGTGTTCTGGGGGGCGGTTCTGTACTTCGTGTTTCCGGCCGATCTGCTGCCGGATCCGGTCTATCTCGACGACGTCGGCATGCTTCTGCTGGCCCTGCGTTCACTGCGCCGCGCCCCCGACCGCACCACCGGGAACGTGTCAGAACGGGTCCCCGACTGA
- a CDS encoding DUF5133 domain-containing protein has product MIVPDPKIARTLLTRYATLKIAQAERETPQAARELQDVTYTLCVLMGTSDVREAVAAADALLESVPQTRTPAEGSDGLSLAV; this is encoded by the coding sequence GTGATCGTTCCGGATCCGAAAATCGCCAGGACGTTGCTGACCCGCTACGCGACGCTGAAGATCGCACAGGCGGAGAGGGAGACGCCGCAGGCGGCTCGTGAACTCCAGGACGTGACATACACCTTGTGCGTGCTCATGGGCACGTCCGACGTCCGGGAGGCGGTCGCAGCGGCTGACGCCCTGCTGGAGTCCGTGCCGCAGACGCGTACGCCCGCGGAGGGCTCGGACGGACTGTCGCTGGCCGTCTGA
- a CDS encoding roadblock/LC7 domain-containing protein, which yields MAVEVEVANELHRLRARMPQLTGALAAGADGLVLAQDMPDVQPEGLAALTAAALGVGRRMVDLADRGDFRELLVRGADGYLATYAAGPTAVLTLLADDRVNVGRLHLEGRRCGARIAELVAARSADEGPLGAEGGRFPPPHARGRIQGALPVRIPPQSRHRP from the coding sequence ATGGCCGTCGAGGTCGAGGTCGCGAACGAACTGCACCGGCTGCGCGCCCGAATGCCGCAGCTGACGGGGGCGTTGGCGGCCGGCGCCGACGGTCTCGTCCTGGCCCAGGACATGCCGGACGTCCAACCGGAGGGACTGGCCGCGCTCACCGCCGCGGCGCTCGGCGTCGGACGCCGCATGGTCGACCTGGCGGACCGCGGCGACTTCCGCGAACTCCTGGTGCGCGGCGCCGACGGCTACCTCGCGACCTACGCGGCGGGGCCGACCGCCGTGCTGACCCTGCTCGCCGACGACCGGGTCAACGTCGGGCGACTGCACCTGGAGGGGCGGCGCTGCGGCGCACGCATCGCCGAACTCGTGGCCGCCCGGTCCGCGGACGAAGGGCCCCTCGGCGCCGAGGGCGGCCGGTTCCCTCCGCCGCATGCCCGCGGCCGGATCCAGGGCGCCCTGCCCGTCCGCATCCCACCACAGTCCCGCCACCGCCCCTGA
- the tgmA gene encoding putative ATP-grasp-modified RiPP gives MQPFTLNYARPAAELEFATPYAYDPGMQLNVTFDGRIAARDHALLRELATTTSTAGSKTHFDD, from the coding sequence ATGCAACCGTTCACGCTCAACTACGCACGCCCCGCGGCTGAGTTGGAGTTTGCCACTCCGTATGCCTACGACCCCGGAATGCAGTTGAACGTAACTTTCGACGGCCGGATCGCCGCTCGCGACCACGCCCTCCTGCGCGAACTGGCGACCACCACCTCGACAGCGGGCTCCAAGACCCACTTCGACGACTGA